The Kitasatospora setae KM-6054 genome contains a region encoding:
- a CDS encoding phospholipase D-like domain-containing protein, with amino-acid sequence MTKFNALAASVLAAALVVAVAPGTAGAAASPAASPGPLVTTGPVFNDPTDPAKQEAIFGYLSHLIDGALPGSTIMTSQWALNSDWLADRLSAAHLRGVNVQVLLDHTSVDTPAGAQAHGRLVTGLAQASSATSWVRVCPLHEACLAKDPNPADTYYSNNHNKFWLFSSTTGSSTGTVPVDNVVVQTSANQTPWDRQTAWNDAMTVAGNADLFDDYAGYFATLSAAQQGRTPQVADYPVAYQAGPAKVYFFPRATTDPIVDILNTVATPVNGQPACFGNSAGYGTTDGRTVIRVAMHHISRIEVARKLWELDNAGCYVDVVYRMVDTIGTSVLTQLTQPTRYGGIALHQLNDDVAGHTATHSKYLLVEGGYKGLPNQKIVWTGSHTYTYMALTSNDEALLKYDDPAVHDAYRSNFWAQRAAADAQNAPAATPSP; translated from the coding sequence ATGACGAAATTCAACGCCCTCGCCGCGTCCGTCCTCGCGGCGGCCCTCGTGGTCGCCGTCGCGCCCGGTACCGCGGGGGCTGCGGCGAGCCCCGCGGCGAGCCCCGGGCCGCTGGTCACCACTGGTCCGGTCTTCAACGATCCGACCGACCCCGCCAAGCAGGAAGCGATATTCGGGTACCTCTCGCACCTGATCGACGGCGCGCTGCCCGGCTCGACCATCATGACCTCGCAGTGGGCGTTGAACTCCGACTGGCTGGCCGACCGGCTGTCCGCCGCGCACCTCCGCGGGGTGAACGTCCAGGTGCTGCTCGACCACACCAGCGTGGACACCCCGGCGGGCGCCCAGGCCCACGGCAGGCTCGTGACCGGGCTGGCGCAGGCGAGCAGCGCGACGTCATGGGTGCGCGTCTGCCCGCTGCACGAGGCGTGCCTGGCCAAGGACCCCAACCCGGCCGACACCTACTACAGCAACAACCACAACAAGTTCTGGCTGTTCTCCTCCACCACCGGCAGTTCCACCGGCACCGTGCCGGTCGACAACGTGGTGGTGCAGACCTCGGCGAACCAGACGCCGTGGGACCGGCAGACGGCGTGGAACGACGCGATGACCGTGGCCGGGAACGCGGACCTGTTCGACGACTACGCCGGCTACTTCGCCACCCTGAGCGCCGCCCAGCAGGGCCGCACTCCGCAGGTCGCCGACTATCCGGTGGCGTACCAGGCCGGGCCCGCCAAGGTGTACTTCTTCCCGCGCGCCACCACCGACCCGATCGTCGACATCCTGAACACCGTCGCCACCCCGGTGAACGGCCAGCCGGCCTGCTTCGGCAACTCGGCCGGCTACGGCACGACCGACGGGCGTACGGTGATCCGCGTCGCCATGCACCACATCAGCCGCATCGAGGTGGCCAGGAAGCTCTGGGAGCTCGACAACGCCGGCTGCTACGTCGACGTCGTCTACCGCATGGTGGACACCATCGGGACGAGCGTCCTCACCCAGCTCACCCAGCCCACCCGGTACGGCGGGATCGCCCTGCACCAGCTGAACGACGACGTGGCCGGGCACACCGCGACCCACTCCAAGTACCTGCTGGTGGAGGGCGGCTACAAGGGGCTGCCGAACCAGAAGATCGTCTGGACCGGCAGCCACACCTACACCTACATGGCGCTGACCTCGAACGACGAGGCGCTGCTCAAGTACGACGACCCGGCCGTCCACGACGCCTACCGGTCGAACTTCTGGGCCCAGCGGGCCGCCGCCGACGCGCAGAACGCGCCCGCCGCCACGCCGTCGCCCTGA